DNA from Bacteroides zoogleoformans:
CGCTATCGGGAAGAAAATTTGCTGATAGTGTCAGTCTTGTGATTCGTAAGACAAAAACAAATCAGTCGACTAAAATAAAAATCAGTCGACTGATTTTTATTTTAATCGATTGATTTCTCAGAGCAAGATGATTGGCAAGACTGACGCATTAGCCTCTTCCCATCCTCTAATTTATTAAAAAACTATACATCCGCTTGCTTTCGAATCCAACTATATTTGTACCTTTGCATATTATTTCTAAAAAAAATGACAGAGAACAAAGGGCACATGCAGCGATACGCAATGTTATTCGGCACCTATATAGGAGTGTATTGGATATTGAAATTCATACTCTTCCCCATAGGCTTGACTGTTCCATTTTTGGCTCTCCTCTTCATGGGACTTACGATTTGTGTCCCTTTCATGGGATACTATTATGTACGGATGTATCGTAACATGGCATGCAGAGGCAGCATCAGTTTTCTGCACGCATGGGTATTCACCGTCTTCATGTACATGTTCGCCGCCCTGCTTACAGCTGTAGCACATTATATCTATTTCCGTTTCATTGACGATGGCTATATCATCACTACCTGTGAAGCCATGATTGACATGCTTGCACAAAGCACTACGCCGGGAATGGAAGGGTATATATCCACATATCGGGAAGCATTAGATGCCGCCCGACTATTTACGCCCATAGACATCACGATGCAGTTGGTGTCATGGAATGTCTTTATAGGATCGATTTTGGCTTTTCCTACTTCTTTGTTCGTGATGAGACGGAAGAGAAAAGACGAACAGGGAAGATGATAATGAAACCTAAGTGTCAATGACGCTTCAACCGTAAATCGTTAATAGCAAAATAAGGGAAAAATGGATATTTCAGTTGTCATACCACTATACAACGAGGAGGAGTCCCTCCCGGAATTGTTCGCATGGATTGAACGAGTGATGAAAGCCAACGGCTTTTCGTATGAAGTGATTTTTGTGAACGACGGAAGCACCGACCGGTCTTGGCAAGTAATAGAACACCTGCAGGCACAGATGCCGGACAGGATAAGAGGCATCAAGTTTCGCCGTAACTACGGGAAATCTCCGGCACTGTTCTGCGGCTTCGAGCAAGCACAAGGAGATGTAGTGATTACAATGGATGCAGACTTACAGGACAGCCCCGACGAAATACCCGGCCTCTACCGGATGATTACGCAAGACGGATATGACCTTGTGTCCGGCTGGAAACAGAAGCGATATGACCCCCTATCGAAAACACTGCCCACCAAACTCTTCAACGCTACCGCGCGCAAAGTGTCGGGCATCAAAAATCTGCACGACTTCAATTGCGGACTGAAAGCATACCGCAAGGATGTGGTAAAGAACATAGAGGTGTACGGCGAAATGCATCGCTATATCCCCTATTTGGCGAAGAATGCCGGCTATGGGAAAATCGGCGAGAAAGTGGTGCGGCATCAGGCAAGGAAATACGGGAACACAAAATTCGGGCTGAACCGTTTTGTAAACGGATACCTGGATTTACTTTCCCTTTGGTTTCTCTCCGCGTTCGGAGTAAAACCGATGCACTTCTTCGGTTTGATAGGGTCGCTGATGTTCATTTTCGGATTCATTGCCGTCATCATCGTAGGCATCGGCAAGCTATATTATATGCACAACGGCATGCCCTACCGCCTCGTGACAGAATCGCCTTATTTCTACCTGTCGCTGACATCGATGGTCATCGGCACACAGCTTTTTGTAGCGGGATTCCTCGGGGAGTTGATTTCACGCAATGCCCCGGAACGCAATAAGTATCAAATAGAGAAAACGATTTAACGATGAAAAACTTAATCAGATTTATAATATTCGGCTGCATCTGCTGCCCTTTGCTTACTGCTGTGCTTGCCTGTTCGGAAGAGGCCGATTGCTCCATGACGGCACGCGGCATGGTGAAATGTTATCTATACAAGATGGACAAAGCCGCCCAAACTGCGCAAAACGATACGCTCGACTCCTTGACAGTAACAGCCTATGGTACAGATTCCATCATCATCAATAATCAGAAAAATGTACACGAAATCTCGTTACCCTTAAGATATACGGCAGACTCCACCAAACTGATATTCAAATACAGCAAGATAAAAAGAGATACCGTGGTCATCCGCCATACCAATACCCCCTATTTTCTGTCAATGGATTGCGGCTATCAGATGAAGCAGGCTATCACAAAAGTACGTTACACCCGCACATCCCTCGACTCAATCTCTATAGCAAACCATGAAGCCGGCATCTATGGAAAGGAAAATCTTAAATTATTCTATTAGCCTTGTATTCTGCCTGCTGACGGCTTTCCCGCTATGGGCGCAGAACCCACCGGCTCCGCCTAAAGGAAACACTCTGAAGAAAGAAAAAAAGGAGAAAAGGGAAGAGACACAATATCCGTTCTATAACGGCATATCCGTGGGGATGGAGCTATGGGGACTTGGCAACTCCGCCCTCGGAGGAGATTTTTCAAGCTCCGAGATTTCAGCGGACGTCAACCTTAGAAACCGGTTCTTTCCGATTCTCGAACTGGGTTATGGAAGTACCGACTCTTGGAGCGAAAAAGGAATACATTATAAAAGCAACGCTCCATACTTCCGCATAGGAATGGATTACAACATGCTATACAAGAAAAAACACGGGCACATGTTGCTTGTAGGCTTGCGCTACGGAGCAAGCAGTTTCAAGTACGACATAGCGGCATCGAAGCTGGACGACCCTGTTTATGGCGGCACAGTGGGCAATCCTAATCTGGAAGACGGCATTTGGGGAGGCAGTCTGCCTTACGAATATAAAGACATGAGGAGCTCCATGCAATGGACCGAATTCTGTGTAGGAATCAGAGCGCACGTATGGAAATCCTTCTATATGGGATGGTCCTTGCGTTTCAAATTCAAATTATCCGCCACCCCCGATGAGCATGGCGACCCGTGGTATGTGCCCGGCTTCGGCAAATACAACTCCAATACAATGGGAGTAACTTATACGATAACTTATAAATTGCCTCTTTAGGACTTATGACAGGATTAGAAATCTGGCTATTGGCTATAGGGCTTGCAATGGATTGCTTTGTAGTTTCTATAGCCAGCGGAATCATATTGAAACGCACCAGATTGAAGCCCATGCTGATCATGGCATTCTTCTTCGGCTTCTTTCAGGCACTCATGCCACTGCTCGGATGGATGGGAACCGGCTTTTTCAGCCATCTGATAGAGAGTATAGACCATTGGATTGCTTTCGGAATTCTGTTTTTCTTGGGAGGAAGAATGATAAAAGAATCTTTTAAAGATGAAACCTGCAAACACGAGTATGACCCCACCAGCCTGAAAGTGATAGTGACATTGGCTTTGGCAACAAGTATCGACGCCTTGGCAGTAGGCATTTCGTTCGCTCTGCTGAACATCAAAAGTTTCCGGACACTGCTACCCTCCATCGGCATCATAGGTTTTGTCTCGTTCGCATTGTCAATGGCCGGTTTGATGTTCGGCATCCGCTTCGGTTGCGGCATAGCCCGCAGGTTGCATGCCGAGTTATGGGGCGGCCTCATTCTCATTGCCATCGGCACAAAGATTCTGATTGAACATTTGTTTTTCACTTAAGGATATCTTCAAACAACTACAGCTATGGACAAGAAAGTACAACGGAATTTCTTATGGATTGTTCTGCTATTGATGGGCACCATATGGATATTGGCACGCCATAACCGCCCCACCCCTTCTTATCAGACCGACAACGGACTGATATTCGGGACAGTATATAAGGTCACCTATCAACACGACCGTAATATGAAAGCAGAAATAGAAGCGGAACTGAAACGCTTTGACGGTTCGCTGTCGCCATTCAACGATACGGCAATCATCACCCGTATCAACCGGAACGAAGATATTGTGGCCGACAGTTTCTTTGTTAAAGTGTTCCATCGCAGCATGGAAATATCCAAAGAAACCAACGGAGCTTTCGACATCACCGTCGCTCCACTGGCCAATGCATGGGGGTTCGGCTTCAAGAAAGGAACGTTCCCCGATTCTGCCATGATAGACAGCCTGTTGGAAATCACGGGATATGACAAAGTAAAACTATCCACCGAAGGGAAAGTAATCAAGCAAGACCCGCGCATCATGCTTTCGTGCAGCGCCGTGGCCAAAGGTTATGCGGTAGATGTCGTCGCCCACCTGCTGGAGAAAAACGGAATCGGCAACTTCATGGTCGATATCGGCGGAGAGGTGGTTGTCCGTGGAAAGAATCCGCAGGACGGGCTATGGCGTATCGGCATAAACAAACCGGTAGATGATTCGCTGGCCGTAAACCAAGAATTGCAAACCATACTGAAAGTTAGCAATTTAGGCATGGCCACTTCGGGTAACTACCGCAACTACTATTATAAAGACGGGAAAAAGTATGCGCATACCATCGACCCGCGTACCGGCTACCCTGTGCAACACAACATCTTGTCGGCAACAGTCATTGCCAAAGATTGTATGAGCGCAGACGCTTATGCCACAGCATTCATGGTGATGGGACTGGAAGAAGCGGAACGCTTTGCCGATATGCGGCCCGACATTGATGCATGCTTTATATACATGGACAAAAACGGCAAACCGAGAATGTTCCTGACCGAAGGAATGAAGAAGTATATGTGAGTTTGAAGGAGGAAACATCAAGGATGTAGATTGAAGTTCCTGACCGAAGGAATGAAGAAGTATATGTGAGGCTTACAGGGGCACCCCTAAAATGCAAAAAGATTTTTCGTTCACCTCGAATTTAAGTCTTATCTTTATCCGCCGTAACGCAATAAGAACGGGAAGGCGATGGGTACATCGCCAACCGTCATAATACCTTATATATATAAAAAAGATGAAACAAGCTAAGATAATCGTTGCCGGCATAGGGCCGGGCAGCGAGGCGGACATTACGCCCGCGGTGACGGCCGCCCTGCACGAGGCGGACGTGGTGGTGGGGTACAAATATTACTTCCGGTTTGTGACCCCGCACCTCCGCCCGGAGACGGAGTGCATAGACACGGGCATGAAGCGCGAACGCGCACGCGCCGAGCAGGCCTTCGAACTGGCGGAGCAGGGCAAGACGGTGTGCGTCATCAGTTCCGGCGACGCGGGCATCTACGGCATGACGCCCCTGATTTACGAGATGAAACGCGAACGGGGCAGCCGGGTGGAAGTGGTGTCGTTGCCGGGCATCAGCGCCTTCCAGAAGGCGGCGTCGCTGCTGGGCGCCCCCGTGGGGCACGACTTCTGCGTCGTCTCCCTCTCCGACCTGATGACGCCGTGGGAGCGCATCGAAAGGCGCATCCGAGCGGCGGCGACGGCGGACTTTGTGACGGCCGTCTATAACCCCAGAAGCGAGGGGCGATACTGGCAACTCCACCGCCTGAAAGAGCTTTTCCTGACGGAAGGCCGCTCGCCCGAGACGCCCGTGGGCTATGTCCGTCAGGCGGGACGCCCCGAACAGGAGGTGCACCTCACCACGCTGGGCGCCTTCAATCCCGAAGAGGCGGACATGTTTACCGTGATACTGATAGGCAATTCGCAGTCGTACGCCTGGGACGGCTCTTTCATCACTCCGCGGGGCTATTATCCGCAGGAAGACGGAAAGGAGAGTGAAGAGCCCGCGAACAAGGGGCAGGACATCATGATTCGCAGCTTCCGCACCATCGAGAAAGAACTGAAGAACAAAGAGATGGCGCCGGACCACAAATGGGCGTTGCTGCACGCCATACACACCACGGCGGACTTCGAGATGGAGCATCTGCTACGTACCGACGAGGGGGCTGTGGCATCGCTCTACCAAGACATCGAGGCGGGAAAGATAAAGACCATCGTGACGGACGTGACCATGGCTGCCAGCGGCATCCGCAAGGGGGCTTTGCAACGGCTGGGCATCGAGGTGAAGTGCTATTTGGGCGACCCTCGCGCGGTGGCAACGGCTGCTGAGAAAGGCATCACGCGTGCCCAGGCAGGCATCCGTCTGGCCGCAGACGAGCATCCGGACGCCCTGTTCGTGTTCGGCAACGCGCCGACGGCGCTGATGGAGCTTTGCGAGCTGATACGGAAGGGCAAGGCGCATCCGGCGGGCATCATCGCCGCTCCGGTAGGCTTCGTGCACGTGCAGGAGTCCAAACACATGGTGAAGCCTTTCGTGCACATCCCCAAGATTATTGTCGAAGGACGCAAAGGCGGAAGCAACCTCGCGGCCACGCTGGTCAACTCCGTGCTGTGCTACAACGACGCGGAACAGTTAAGGCCGGGAAGAGACGTCTGAGGACCTCTGCCCGCATCCCCAAACAGTAGATTGGTATGGAACGAAACTTTATCATCATAGGAATGGACGACAGCCGGGAGCCCTTCTTCACGCCCGAAGCACAAGCGTGGATACGGCAGGGAAAAGTGTTCTCGGGCGGCCTGCGCCATAAGGAGATTGTGGAAGACTTGTTGCCCGCGCAAGCCGAATGGATTTCCATCACCGCCCCGCTGGAGGATGTGTTCGCGCAATACGAGGAGGCCTTCGCCCGATGGAGAAATGCGCTTTCAGACCGTTTCATCGTTGTATTCGCTTCGGGCGACCCGCTCTTCTTCGGCTTTGCCAATACCGTCAGGCGGAAGCTTCCCGAAGCAGGCATCCGCCTTTATCCGGCATTCAACTCCCTGCAGACACTGGCGCATCGGCTCGTCATGCCGTACGATGACATGCGCACGGTCTCGCTTACGGGGCGTCCGTGGCAAGAGTTCGACCGCGCACTGATGGAGCGTGCTCCCAAGATAGGCGTCCTTACCGACCGCGAGCATACTCCGTCGGCCATCGCCGCCCGCATGCTGGAGTACAGCTATTCTTATTACACCATGTACGTAGGCGAACACCTCGGGCATCCCGAAAAGGAGCGTGTGCGCAGGTTCTCTCTTGAGGAAGCCGTGCAAGAGACGTTCCGGCATCCCAACAACCTGCTGCTGCACTGCACCGGAACTGCCGGCTCTTCGATGGTAAGTACGCCCCTTCCTCCCCGCCCCTTCGGCATTCCGGACGAAGCCTTCGCACACCTTGACGGGCGCGCCCGGATGATAACCAAAGCCCCCATCCGCCTGCTCACCTTGCAGGCGCTAGAGCTGAATCGCCGGCGCGTGTTCTGGGACATCGGTTTCTGTACGGGTTCTGTCTCCATCGAAGCCCGATTGCAGTTTCCCCACCTCACGGTCGTTTCCTTCGAGATACGCCCCGAGGGCGAAGCGCTGATGAAGACAAATAGCCGTCGTTTCGGCGCTCCGGGCATTACGGCAATGACAGGCGACTTTCTGCAAACCGAAACCGCCTCTCTGCCCCGCCCCGATGCCGCGTTCATCGGCGGGCACGGCGGACATCTGGATGAAATGACAGGCAAACTGAAGGAGGTGTTACTGCCCGGGGGATGCATCGTATTCAATTCTGTGTCCGCAGAAAGCAAGGAGGCATTCAGCCAAGCCGTAAAAAGGCACGGAATGTTGCTCCAACCTTCCATCCGCATCACGCTGAACGAATATAATCCCATAGAAATAATGAAAGCCACGCTTTCTTAGAATAAATATCATTCATGATGAAAATAGCCATTATCCTGATTTCCGAAGCCGGTCTGCATGTGGCCCGAACGCTGCTCGCTGAACTTCCCGCATCCGGGGTTTTCACCCTCAGGCACGAAGAAGGATGTACTCATATAGATTCTGCCGCCGACTTTACGGCCGAAAACTTCAGCCGCTACGACGCTTTTATCTTTATCGGCGCCATGGGCATCTGCATCCGTTCCATCGCCCCCTGCATCAAAGACAAATATACCGACCCCGCCGTATTGTGCATAGACAGTACGGGCAAGTACGTGGTTTCCGTTCTTTCCGGACACATCGGAGGAGCCAACGAACTGACTATGGAAGCGGCAGGCATCCTCGGAGCCGAACCGGTGGTGACTACACAAAGCGACCGTACCGGATTGTGGGCGCTCGATACCCTGCCGCAACGGTTCGGCTGGACTCCCGTAGTCATTGCGCCCGTCTCTTCCTCTTCTGTTCCGCCATCCACCCTCCCCTCCGGCGAAAAAGAAAGAGTGAGCATGAACAGGCACATCAGTCTCTTTGTCTCGGGCAGACCCACAGCCCTGCTGCTCACCGTGCGCGATGAAGGCACTGACCGGATGGAGGCTCACCTGCCGTCGCACGTAACGGTGTTTTATCGTCCGGAAGACATCGAGCCATCGCGCTTCGAACTGATTCTGTGCGTATCTCCCCAGGTGCCCCGTTTCACGGAAACGCCCATGATATGCTACGTGCCCCGTGCGGTACACCTCGGCATCGGCCTTGCCCGGCAAGCCGGCCCGACGCAGGAAGTGCTGAGGGCCATAGAAGAAACGCTGAAAGAGCAAGGCATACTGCCCGCCTCCATCGCTTCCATCTCCACCATCGACGCCAAGAGCGAAGAGCCGGTGGTGAAAGCCTTACAGAAGGAATATACGGTGAACTTCCATACAGCCGAAGAACTGGCGTCGATAGAAGTCCCCCACCCCAGCCCTACCGTGATGAAGCACATGGGCACAGCCAGTGTCTGTGAAGCCGCCGCACTGCTGACGGCAGCAAACTCCCAATTACTGCTGCCTAAGGTGAAAGGAGCAAACTATACCGTAGCCGCCGCCATCGACGGCGGCATGATGCGCCGGGGGCATATAGAAATTATAGGAGCCGGACCGGGCGACCCCGAACTGATATCCGTGCGCGGACACCGATTACTGGAGAAAGCCGACCTCATTTTATATGCCGGCAGTCTCGTGCCTCGCCAGCTGACGCACTGCGCTAAACCGGGCGCCACCGTGCTCAGTTCGGCTTCCATGGATTTGGAAGAACAATTCCGGGTGATGAAGACCTTCTATGACAAAGGCTGCTTCATCGTACGCTTACATACGGGAGACCCCTGCATTTACGGTGCCATTCAGGAACAGATGAATTACTTTGACCGACACGGCATGAGCTATCACATCACTCCCGGCATTTCCTCGTTTCAGGCTGCTGCTGCTGCCTTGCGGTCGCAATTCACCATTCCGGAGAAGGTGCAGAGCATCATCCTGACCCGTGGCGAAGGACGCACTCCCATGCCCGAACGGGAAAAACTGCACCTTATGGCACGTTCGCAAAGCACCATGTGCATCTTTCTCAGTGCCGGCATTGCCGATCAGGTGCAGGAAGAGCTGCTTCAGGAATATCCTGAAAACACGCCCGTGGCCGTCTGCTACCACCTGACGTGGAAAGACGAGCGGATTTTCCGCGGCGAACTGAAAGACCTTGCCCGGATAGTGAAAGAGAATAAGCTGACGCTGACCACGATGATTGTAGTGGGTGAAGCCATCGGCAACCGCGAAGGACTGTCACGCCTCTATGCGCACGAGTTCAAGCATTTATTCAGGAAATAACGTAGCACATTATGATATTGATATTTGGCGGAACAACCGAAGGACGCATCTCCGTCCAAACGCTCGAAGAGGCCGGGAAACCTTTCTACTACTCTACAAAAGGAGATGAGCAGGAAGTGTTCCTGCACAACGGCATCCGTCTGCAAGGAGCCATGGATGCGGGGCAGGCCATTGCATTCTGCCACCGCCACGACATCAGACTGATAGTGGATGCGGCACATCCCTTTGCCACCCAGCTGCACCACACGCTAGAGCAAGTCTCATCGGAGACAGGTATTCCCGTCATCCGTTTTGAACGCATCTTTCCCGAACGGGATGAGGAGCACATCACTTGGTGCAGGGATTACGACGATGCCATACAGCGGATAGAGGCAGAAAACATTGCTACCTTACTCGTACTTACCGGTGTGCAAACCATCGGAAAGCTGAAACCGCTTTGGCAGAACAACAAGTGCTACTTCCGTATTCTCGACCGCGACAGCTCGCGCCGGCTTGCCCGTGAACAAGGTTTTCCTGCGGAACGTCTCTTCTACTATCGTCAGGGGGGAGACGAACGCATCTTGCTGCAACAACTGCGCCCCGAAGCCATCCTCACCAAAGAGAGCGGAATGTCAGGCGGATTCGACGAGAAGGTGGCAGCCGCCCGCCAACTGGGCATACGCATCTTCGCCCTTTGCCGCCCCGATACGTCTCGCAGGTTTATCTGTGTGAACGGTGAACACGGGCTGCGCCGCATGGTCGAGAAGCTTCTGCCCGATTTCTTCCCCCTGCACAGCGGACTGACCACCGGCACATGTGCCACCGCTGCGGCTGTGGCTGCCGCATGGGATCTCTTCAACAGCAACTCCGCAGAGCGCCCGGAAGAGTTTCCGGTGGTATTGCCCAACGGAGAAACCATTTATGTGCCCGTGCAACCTCAAGAAGATACCCCCCGGCCGGTATTGCAGGACGACGGGGAAAGTTACCGCGGAATAAGCGCCACCGTCATCAAGGATGCCGGCGACGACCCCGACATCACCGACGGGATGAAGATTGTGGCACATGTGGCCGCACCCTCCTGCATGACCGACGCTTTGCGGGAAGAGACTGCTCGAGAAGCTCCCCGCATCATCATCCGCGGCGGAGAAGGCGTAGGCACCGTCACCCTGCCGGGCTTGGGACTGGAGCCGGGCGCACCTGCCATCAACAATACGCCGCGCGAAATGATAAAGCAGAACGTCCGGCTCTGCCTTGAGCGTCTTCATTTAGCCGAACCGTCTCTTCCTTTGGTCGTCACCGTTTCCATTCCCGGAGGAGAAGAGATAGCCCGACGCACCTTCAATCCGCGCCTCGGCATCGAGGGGGGCATCTCCGTCATCGGCACGTCGGGCATCGTGAAGCCATTCTCTTCGGAAGCCTTCGTCAACTCCATTCGCAAATCGATGGAAGTGGCCAAGGCAACGAAGAGTCCGCTCATCGTCATCAGCTCCGGTGCAAAGAGCGAGCGGCACATCAAAGCCCGCTATCCCGACCTCCCGCCCCAAGCCTTTGTACATTACGGCAACTTCATCGGCGAGACTCTGAAAATAGCGGACGAGAAAGAGGTGGCCCGCGTCGTCCTCGGCGTGATGATAGGCAAGGCAGTGAAACTGGCAGAGGGGAATCCGGACACCCACAGCAAGAAAGTGACCATGAACAAGGCGTTCATTCAAGACATTGCCCGCCGGGCCGGATGCGGAAGCGAAACCCTGGCCGCCATCGGGCAAATGACGCTGGCACGCGAACTGTGGGACATCATACCGAAAGACGTCTTGAAAGAGTTCGGCAGGATACTGGTGGAGCATTGTCATCGGTATTGCGCCCCGCTGTTGCCGAACGGAGAACTGACCGTATTACTTATAAACGAAAACGGTGAGATTTACTCATGAAGAACCGGAATAAGTCCTACCGCCAAGCATCAGGTAAACACTTGGAATATCCCTAATTATTACCAAGTTTGCTTTTGCGCTAAAAACATGCAATAGTAATCAATAATTGATTATCTTTGCACCAAAATCGCACAATATGACAATAAGAGAATGGATTCGATACAGAGAAATCGGTGGCTTCCCTACCTTTTCGGTCGAGGATGTAAGGCTGGCATTTCCTGCTTATTCGGGGCAGGTCATCAGGAATGAACTTTTCCGGTTGTCATTACAAGGCATTCTATATTCTGCATACAGAGGATTTTATGTAATCATTCCTCCACATTATGCAGCTAAAAGGATAGTCCCTCCATTATACTACATCGAGCAACTGATGTCATATCTAAACAAGCCATATTATATAAGCCTGTTGAATGCGGCAGAAATTTTAGGCGCGGCCCATCAGCGTCCGCAAACGGTATCTGTGACAACTGTAGAGCCAAAGCCATCCGTTTCATCGACAAAGAATAATTCTCTTGTCTGGGTATATCGTAAGGAGATTCCCTCCGATTTTCTGCTGTCCAAGAATTCCGAAACCGGAGTCATTCATTATTCAAATGCGGAATTAACATCCATAGACATAGTGCAATATGAGCAACATATCGGAGGACTTTCGAGGGCTGCGACCATTCTGGATGAATTGACGGACAAAATGGATTTTCGAGGAGCTTCCGAGAAACTGTTCAATTATACTTCAATTGCTACCATACAACGATTGGGATACATCCTGGAGAAGGTATTGGGCCGGGATGAGATTGCCGAAATAGTATATACGGAATTAAAATTATATGCGAAGCGTTTCAGATTTGTTCCGCTGAGTACACACAGACCTGATGCCGATGCGGAAAAGGACACCCGTTGGAAAGTAAATATTAATACGATAATAGAAACAGACGAAATATGATAAACAGAACAGCCATTACCCAATGGAACCGGGTCGTCCCTTGGAATGACAATGCCCAGGTTGAACAAGATCTTATCATATCTCGTGCATTGGTCGCCATTTTCAATGATGAATTTCTTGCTTCGCAGCTGGCATTCAGAGGGGGTACTGCACTCCATAAACTATATCTGAAGCCGCAACCCAGATATAGTGAGGATATTGATTTGGTACAGATCTCACCGGGACCGATTAAATCGATAATGTCCAGATTAGGCGAAGTTTTGGATTTCTTGCCGGATCGGGTAACAAAACAGAAACGATACAACAACACGATGTTGTTCCGTATGGAATCGGAAATTCCCCCGACAATTCCCCTGCGACTGAAAATCGAGATAAACTGTTTTGAGCATTTCAATGAACTTGGCTTGATTAGAATCCCTTTTGAAATGACAAACAGCTGGTTTTCGGGAAAAAGCGAGATAACGACATATCACCTGAATGAGTTACTCGGGACAAAACTCAGAGCTTTGTATCAAAGGAAGAAAGGGCGTGATCTTTTCGATTTATATGCAGCTTTATCGGAAGCCACAGTGGATACGAACGAAATTCTGCGCTGCTACAATCGCTATATGGCGTTTGCCGTAAAACAACCGCCAACGCATAAGCAATTCATCCATAATATGGAAGAGAAAATGTCTGATGCCGATTTCCTGGGCGATACGAAAAACCTGCTTCGCCCGGAAAGGCCGTTTGACCCTCAAACGGCATATGGACTTGTACGCTTACAATTGATAGATAAATTAAAAGAATGAAGAAGACAATCGCAATCCTCTGCATGGCGGTCGTTGCATCGGGCTGCCCGGCGCAAAGCCTCCTGTCTTTCTATGCCAAGGCAGGGATAGGAACGTCGCGCTTCCACGGGAAAGGCGCGAACAGCGAAACGAAGATAGCCTGCAAAGCTGGCATCGGTGCGGAATATACCCTGAACAGGACATGGGTGATGCAGTCGGCATTGGAGTTTGTTTCTATTGGCGGACAAGATGAGATAGGACATATACATGACGCCCGGATGAACGAGCTGTATCTGCAAGTGCCGGTCACTTTGGCAGCCCGCCTCCACTTGGACAAGAACTATCATGCCTCCTTGGCTGCGGGGCCATATGCAGCCATCGGCGTGGGCGGTAAAAC
Protein-coding regions in this window:
- a CDS encoding nucleotidyl transferase AbiEii/AbiGii toxin family protein; this translates as MINRTAITQWNRVVPWNDNAQVEQDLIISRALVAIFNDEFLASQLAFRGGTALHKLYLKPQPRYSEDIDLVQISPGPIKSIMSRLGEVLDFLPDRVTKQKRYNNTMLFRMESEIPPTIPLRLKIEINCFEHFNELGLIRIPFEMTNSWFSGKSEITTYHLNELLGTKLRALYQRKKGRDLFDLYAALSEATVDTNEILRCYNRYMAFAVKQPPTHKQFIHNMEEKMSDADFLGDTKNLLRPERPFDPQTAYGLVRLQLIDKLKE
- the cbiD gene encoding cobalt-precorrin-5B (C(1))-methyltransferase CbiD; translated protein: MILIFGGTTEGRISVQTLEEAGKPFYYSTKGDEQEVFLHNGIRLQGAMDAGQAIAFCHRHDIRLIVDAAHPFATQLHHTLEQVSSETGIPVIRFERIFPERDEEHITWCRDYDDAIQRIEAENIATLLVLTGVQTIGKLKPLWQNNKCYFRILDRDSSRRLAREQGFPAERLFYYRQGGDERILLQQLRPEAILTKESGMSGGFDEKVAAARQLGIRIFALCRPDTSRRFICVNGEHGLRRMVEKLLPDFFPLHSGLTTGTCATAAAVAAAWDLFNSNSAERPEEFPVVLPNGETIYVPVQPQEDTPRPVLQDDGESYRGISATVIKDAGDDPDITDGMKIVAHVAAPSCMTDALREETAREAPRIIIRGGEGVGTVTLPGLGLEPGAPAINNTPREMIKQNVRLCLERLHLAEPSLPLVVTVSIPGGEEIARRTFNPRLGIEGGISVIGTSGIVKPFSSEAFVNSIRKSMEVAKATKSPLIVISSGAKSERHIKARYPDLPPQAFVHYGNFIGETLKIADEKEVARVVLGVMIGKAVKLAEGNPDTHSKKVTMNKAFIQDIARRAGCGSETLAAIGQMTLARELWDIIPKDVLKEFGRILVEHCHRYCAPLLPNGELTVLLINENGEIYS
- the cobM gene encoding precorrin-4 C(11)-methyltransferase, which codes for MKIAIILISEAGLHVARTLLAELPASGVFTLRHEEGCTHIDSAADFTAENFSRYDAFIFIGAMGICIRSIAPCIKDKYTDPAVLCIDSTGKYVVSVLSGHIGGANELTMEAAGILGAEPVVTTQSDRTGLWALDTLPQRFGWTPVVIAPVSSSSVPPSTLPSGEKERVSMNRHISLFVSGRPTALLLTVRDEGTDRMEAHLPSHVTVFYRPEDIEPSRFELILCVSPQVPRFTETPMICYVPRAVHLGIGLARQAGPTQEVLRAIEETLKEQGILPASIASISTIDAKSEEPVVKALQKEYTVNFHTAEELASIEVPHPSPTVMKHMGTASVCEAAALLTAANSQLLLPKVKGANYTVAAAIDGGMMRRGHIEIIGAGPGDPELISVRGHRLLEKADLILYAGSLVPRQLTHCAKPGATVLSSASMDLEEQFRVMKTFYDKGCFIVRLHTGDPCIYGAIQEQMNYFDRHGMSYHITPGISSFQAAAAALRSQFTIPEKVQSIILTRGEGRTPMPEREKLHLMARSQSTMCIFLSAGIADQVQEELLQEYPENTPVAVCYHLTWKDERIFRGELKDLARIVKENKLTLTTMIVVGEAIGNREGLSRLYAHEFKHLFRK
- a CDS encoding type IV toxin-antitoxin system AbiEi family antitoxin domain-containing protein, which codes for MTIREWIRYREIGGFPTFSVEDVRLAFPAYSGQVIRNELFRLSLQGILYSAYRGFYVIIPPHYAAKRIVPPLYYIEQLMSYLNKPYYISLLNAAEILGAAHQRPQTVSVTTVEPKPSVSSTKNNSLVWVYRKEIPSDFLLSKNSETGVIHYSNAELTSIDIVQYEQHIGGLSRAATILDELTDKMDFRGASEKLFNYTSIATIQRLGYILEKVLGRDEIAEIVYTELKLYAKRFRFVPLSTHRPDADAEKDTRWKVNINTIIETDEI
- the cbiE gene encoding precorrin-6y C5,15-methyltransferase (decarboxylating) subunit CbiE; amino-acid sequence: MERNFIIIGMDDSREPFFTPEAQAWIRQGKVFSGGLRHKEIVEDLLPAQAEWISITAPLEDVFAQYEEAFARWRNALSDRFIVVFASGDPLFFGFANTVRRKLPEAGIRLYPAFNSLQTLAHRLVMPYDDMRTVSLTGRPWQEFDRALMERAPKIGVLTDREHTPSAIAARMLEYSYSYYTMYVGEHLGHPEKERVRRFSLEEAVQETFRHPNNLLLHCTGTAGSSMVSTPLPPRPFGIPDEAFAHLDGRARMITKAPIRLLTLQALELNRRRVFWDIGFCTGSVSIEARLQFPHLTVVSFEIRPEGEALMKTNSRRFGAPGITAMTGDFLQTETASLPRPDAAFIGGHGGHLDEMTGKLKEVLLPGGCIVFNSVSAESKEAFSQAVKRHGMLLQPSIRITLNEYNPIEIMKATLS